In one Mucilaginibacter sp. PAMB04168 genomic region, the following are encoded:
- a CDS encoding tRNA-binding protein translates to MQTITWNDFEKVELRAGTILEVHDFPQARKPAYKLKVDFGPLGTKWSSAQITKHYTKEELIGRQILGVVNFPEKQIANFMSQFLVTGLADHNGDIVLTTVERPVPNGSKLI, encoded by the coding sequence ATGCAAACCATCACCTGGAACGATTTTGAAAAGGTTGAGCTCCGTGCAGGCACTATTTTAGAAGTGCATGACTTTCCACAGGCACGCAAGCCGGCGTACAAATTAAAGGTTGATTTTGGTCCGCTTGGCACTAAATGGTCGAGCGCACAGATCACTAAACATTATACTAAAGAAGAATTGATAGGCCGCCAGATATTAGGCGTAGTTAATTTTCCCGAAAAACAGATAGCAAACTTTATGTCGCAATTTTTGGTTACCGGGTTAGCCGATCACAATGGCGATATTGTTTTAACCACCGTTGAAAGGCCAGTACCCAACGGCAGCAAACTGATTTAA
- a CDS encoding nucleoside deaminase, whose translation MRFISFDNESSVSPDEFFMNEALREARLAYSEDEIPIGAIVTCQGKIIGRGHNLTERLNDVSAHAEMQALTAAANYLGGKYLKDCTLYVTMEPCVMCAGASYWFQIGKIVFGAYDTRLGFGRLNQKITHPKTLVTGGIRENECAELVREFFRSKRSKT comes from the coding sequence ATGCGATTTATAAGTTTTGATAACGAAAGTTCGGTTTCGCCCGATGAATTTTTCATGAACGAGGCCCTGCGCGAGGCCAGGCTTGCCTATAGCGAAGATGAAATTCCAATTGGCGCTATTGTAACCTGCCAGGGTAAGATTATTGGCAGGGGGCATAACCTTACCGAGCGCCTTAACGATGTATCGGCCCACGCCGAAATGCAGGCTCTTACTGCGGCTGCCAACTATTTAGGAGGTAAGTACTTAAAAGACTGCACGCTATATGTTACTATGGAGCCCTGTGTAATGTGTGCCGGAGCATCGTATTGGTTCCAAATAGGTAAAATTGTATTTGGCGCTTATGATACGCGGCTGGGCTTTGGTCGTTTAAATCAAAAAATCACGCATCCCAAAACCCTTGTTACCGGCGGCATACGCGAAAATGAATGTGCCGAGCTGGTTAGGGAATTCTTCAGGAGCAAACGCAGCAAAACTTAA
- a CDS encoding superoxide dismutase, whose product MAFELPALPYATDALEPHIDKATMEIHHGKHHQAYVTNLNKALEGKPEATSSIEEIVKHISKFPPAVRNNGGGHYNHTLFWTLLSPNGGGEPTGELADAIKSTFGSFDELKTKMNEAGATRFGSGWAWLVVTADKKLAVTSTPNQDNPLMDLPEIAVKGTPILGIDVWEHAYYLKYQNKRPDYLAAIWNVINWNHVAELYKKAK is encoded by the coding sequence ATGGCATTTGAATTACCAGCGTTACCATACGCTACCGACGCACTGGAACCGCACATTGATAAAGCTACTATGGAAATTCACCATGGCAAGCACCACCAGGCTTATGTTACCAACTTAAATAAAGCTTTGGAAGGCAAACCTGAGGCAACCAGCAGCATCGAAGAAATTGTTAAGCACATTTCTAAATTCCCGCCTGCTGTACGTAACAATGGTGGTGGCCATTACAACCATACTTTATTCTGGACTTTATTATCACCAAACGGTGGTGGCGAGCCAACCGGCGAACTGGCTGATGCTATTAAAAGCACTTTCGGCTCGTTTGATGAACTGAAAACCAAAATGAACGAAGCTGGTGCAACCCGTTTTGGTTCAGGCTGGGCATGGTTAGTAGTTACTGCCGATAAAAAACTGGCTGTAACCTCAACACCTAACCAAGACAACCCATTAATGGACCTGCCCGAAATTGCGGTTAAAGGCACGCCAATTTTAGGTATCGACGTTTGGGAACACGCTTACTATCTGAAATACCAGAACAAGCGCCCGGATTACTTAGCAGCTATCTGGAACGTAATTAACTGGAACCACGTTGCTGAGCTTTACAAAAAAGCAAAGTAA
- a CDS encoding phosphatidate cytidylyltransferase → MKKLVFPTLFSMLLFLSSCEIVGGIFKAGFYVGVSIVVLIVILIIYLILKFRGGSNR, encoded by the coding sequence ATGAAAAAGCTTGTTTTCCCTACCTTGTTTTCTATGCTGCTGTTTTTAAGCAGCTGTGAAATTGTGGGCGGCATATTTAAAGCCGGCTTCTACGTGGGCGTTAGTATCGTTGTACTCATCGTCATATTAATTATTTATCTCATTCTTAAATTTCGTGGCGGCAGCAACCGCTAA
- a CDS encoding zinc-binding dehydrogenase has translation MKAMVLVGADQPLTLQAVDKPSLATGEALVQIKAAALNRRDYWITIGKYAGIKYPTILGSDGAGVVTEVGPDTDPYWLGKEVIINPGHEWGDHPAYQGKDFKIMGLPEDGSMAEYVKVKTEYLQAKPAHLTFEQAAAIPLAGLTAYRALFTKGGAKAGNKVLIVGAGAGTGTFAVQFAVAAGCQVFVTSGSGEKIERARQLGATAGVNYKAQDWAEELKHLAGGFDVIIDSALGKDFAKLPGLCNPGARIVFFGATAGNIPELDARTLFAKQIQLLGTMMGTPDDFTAMLNLVNEHQIVPVVDEVFPLEDAQKAVDKMGSSSQFGKLVLRVS, from the coding sequence ATGAAAGCAATGGTATTAGTTGGGGCCGATCAGCCTCTTACCCTACAAGCAGTTGATAAACCATCCTTGGCCACCGGCGAGGCATTGGTGCAAATTAAAGCCGCAGCCTTAAACCGGCGCGATTACTGGATAACCATCGGCAAATATGCCGGCATAAAGTATCCTACCATTTTAGGGTCTGACGGTGCCGGTGTGGTGACCGAGGTTGGGCCAGATACCGACCCATACTGGCTGGGCAAGGAAGTGATCATTAATCCGGGGCACGAGTGGGGCGATCACCCGGCGTACCAGGGTAAAGACTTTAAAATAATGGGGCTGCCGGAAGACGGCTCAATGGCCGAATATGTTAAGGTAAAAACCGAATATCTGCAGGCTAAACCAGCGCACCTCACGTTTGAGCAAGCTGCGGCTATCCCGCTGGCTGGCTTAACTGCCTACCGTGCGCTTTTCACTAAAGGTGGTGCCAAAGCGGGCAACAAAGTGCTTATTGTGGGTGCAGGCGCGGGTACCGGTACTTTTGCGGTCCAGTTTGCCGTAGCTGCAGGTTGCCAGGTATTTGTTACCTCGGGCAGTGGCGAAAAAATTGAGCGCGCTAGGCAACTGGGTGCAACTGCAGGCGTAAACTATAAAGCCCAGGACTGGGCCGAAGAACTGAAGCACCTGGCCGGCGGCTTTGATGTGATTATAGACAGCGCCCTGGGTAAAGATTTTGCCAAGCTGCCGGGTTTATGTAACCCCGGCGCCCGTATTGTATTTTTTGGTGCTACGGCTGGTAACATCCCAGAATTGGATGCCCGTACGCTTTTTGCCAAACAAATACAGCTATTAGGTACCATGATGGGTACTCCTGATGATTTTACGGCTATGCTGAATTTAGTGAATGAACACCAGATAGTTCCGGTAGTTGATGAAGTGTTCCCCTTGGAGGATGCACAAAAAGCGGTTGATAAAATGGGCAGCTCATCGCAATTTGGCAAACTGGTATTACGGGTGTCCTGA
- a CDS encoding ferredoxin--NADP reductase — MLQLRVETIKRETADTLTFYLREVSGHRVLYKAGQFITLVINHHGEEIRRSYSLSSSPDEDMLAVTIKRIPNGEITRYLHTYAKVGDIWNVVPPAGRFNLPEALTIKPYVYFAAGSGISPVYAHIKYLLKHHTNCRIFLFYSNLSWQSVIFKDDLEQLSKQHPEQLTITHLVSEEGKRLNNIVAEQLVRKYIPNDFATAKYYLCGPYTYMRMVRLTLLYMHIAAEYIHKENFVLETVPQSTAVNNFVPRKLRIHFHNEWHDLMAGENQTILQAALQNQLHLPYSCGSGVCAACAVKCKSGKVTIVKNEVLTDAEIKQGWVLTCTGYAASDDVVLEL, encoded by the coding sequence ATGCTGCAATTAAGAGTTGAAACGATTAAACGCGAAACGGCCGATACGCTAACCTTTTATTTGAGGGAGGTGTCGGGTCATCGTGTGCTTTATAAAGCAGGGCAGTTTATTACACTGGTTATCAATCATCATGGCGAGGAAATACGGCGTTCTTACTCCCTCAGTTCCTCGCCTGATGAGGATATGCTGGCCGTCACCATTAAGCGTATACCCAACGGCGAAATAACCCGCTACCTGCATACCTACGCCAAGGTTGGCGATATATGGAATGTGGTGCCACCTGCAGGCCGTTTTAACCTCCCGGAAGCTTTAACCATTAAACCCTATGTATATTTTGCCGCGGGCAGCGGTATTTCACCTGTATATGCACATATTAAGTACCTGCTAAAACATCATACTAATTGTCGCATATTCTTATTTTACAGTAATCTGAGCTGGCAGTCGGTTATATTTAAGGATGATCTGGAACAACTCAGTAAGCAGCACCCCGAGCAGTTAACAATTACACATTTGGTAAGTGAGGAGGGTAAACGGCTTAACAACATTGTAGCCGAACAATTAGTGCGTAAATACATCCCAAATGATTTTGCCACAGCCAAATATTACCTGTGCGGACCTTACACATACATGCGCATGGTGCGGCTTACATTGTTGTATATGCACATTGCTGCAGAATACATCCACAAAGAGAATTTTGTACTGGAAACCGTTCCGCAAAGCACTGCAGTTAATAACTTTGTGCCACGCAAACTGCGTATACATTTCCATAATGAGTGGCATGACCTGATGGCTGGCGAAAACCAAACGATTTTACAGGCGGCTTTGCAAAACCAGCTACACTTACCTTATAGTTGTGGTAGCGGCGTTTGTGCTGCCTGCGCTGTAAAGTGCAAAAGCGGAAAAGTAACCATTGTTAAAAATGAAGTACTTACTGATGCCGAAATAAAACAGGGCTGGGTACTCACCTGCACCGGTTATGCTGCCAGCGATGATGTGGTGTTAGAATTGTAA
- a CDS encoding prolyl oligopeptidase family serine peptidase has translation MNIKPSAYPQTKKGTVTDTYFDTTVPDPYRWLEDDQASDTKAWVVEQNKVTQGYLSQIPYREAIRKRLEMLWNYEKYSAPFKEGNYTYFYKNDGLQSQSVLYRQTEGGQPEVFLDPNKFSKDGTTSLAGISFTTDGSLAAYQLSTGGSDWTNAVVIKASDKSVVGDMLKDIKFSGIAWKGNEGFYYSSYDKPKEGSQLSGMTQYHKLYYHKVGTPQSADKLIFGGEQTPRRYIGAYLTEDERFLVITAANSTTGNELYIQDLSKANSPIVNVVNNMDNVHHVVDNAGDKLYIHTNLYAPTYKLVTVDAANPQTSNWKDLIPKSKNVLEVSTAGGKLFAHYLKDATTLIQQYDMNGKLEHTVALPSVGTASGLSAKKGEKDIYYTFTSYTYPSTIFKYNLATGKSDVYKKSGVQFNPELYESKQVFYKSKDGTKVPMIITYKKGTVLNGKNPTLLYAYGGFGVSLTPAFSTSNIVLLEQGGVYAVPNLRGGGEYGETWHKAGTKMRKQNVFDDFIAAAEYLIQSKYTSKDYLAIAGGSNGGLLVGATITQRPDLCKVAFPAVGVMDMLRYNKFTAGAGWAYDYGTAEDSPEMFEYLYHYSPYHALKPASYPATMVTTADHDDRVVPAHSFKFAARLQEYQQGEAPTLIRIETNAGHGAGRSTAQIIGQETDKWAFMLMNMGVDYK, from the coding sequence ATGAATATCAAACCATCTGCCTACCCGCAAACTAAAAAAGGGACTGTAACTGATACCTATTTCGACACCACCGTACCCGATCCCTACCGCTGGCTGGAAGATGACCAGGCCTCCGATACCAAAGCCTGGGTGGTGGAGCAAAACAAAGTTACACAGGGCTACCTCTCACAGATACCCTACCGGGAGGCTATCCGCAAACGTCTTGAAATGTTATGGAACTACGAAAAATACAGTGCACCATTTAAGGAAGGTAATTACACCTACTTTTATAAGAATGATGGTTTGCAAAGTCAGTCGGTGCTGTACCGCCAAACGGAGGGCGGCCAGCCCGAAGTATTTTTGGATCCCAACAAATTCTCTAAAGATGGCACCACGTCTTTAGCGGGTATCTCGTTCACTACCGATGGCAGCCTGGCCGCTTACCAGCTCTCCACCGGCGGCTCCGACTGGACCAACGCCGTAGTTATCAAAGCCAGCGACAAGAGCGTGGTTGGTGATATGCTCAAAGACATCAAGTTCTCGGGCATAGCCTGGAAGGGTAACGAGGGTTTTTATTATAGTAGTTACGATAAGCCAAAAGAAGGTAGTCAGCTTTCGGGCATGACGCAGTACCACAAGCTGTACTACCATAAGGTAGGTACGCCGCAAAGTGCTGATAAGCTTATATTTGGCGGCGAGCAAACGCCTCGCCGCTACATTGGCGCTTACCTTACCGAAGATGAACGCTTTCTGGTAATTACGGCTGCCAACTCAACCACCGGCAATGAGCTATATATACAGGACCTTAGCAAGGCCAATAGCCCGATCGTAAACGTGGTGAATAATATGGACAATGTGCACCACGTGGTAGATAACGCAGGCGACAAGCTATATATCCATACCAACCTGTACGCCCCAACTTACAAGCTGGTAACGGTTGATGCCGCAAATCCGCAAACGAGCAACTGGAAGGACCTGATTCCTAAATCGAAAAACGTACTGGAGGTCTCGACAGCTGGCGGCAAACTGTTTGCACATTACCTAAAAGATGCTACCACCCTGATACAGCAATATGATATGAACGGCAAGCTGGAGCATACGGTTGCATTACCGTCGGTAGGTACGGCATCGGGCTTAAGCGCTAAGAAGGGGGAAAAAGACATTTACTATACCTTTACATCGTACACTTACCCATCAACCATATTTAAGTACAATTTGGCTACCGGGAAATCGGATGTATACAAGAAATCGGGAGTGCAGTTTAACCCAGAGTTGTATGAAAGCAAGCAGGTGTTTTATAAATCAAAAGATGGAACCAAGGTGCCTATGATTATCACTTATAAAAAGGGTACGGTTCTTAACGGCAAAAATCCAACCTTGCTATATGCTTACGGAGGCTTTGGTGTTAGCTTAACGCCAGCCTTTAGCACTTCTAATATTGTTTTGTTAGAGCAGGGCGGCGTTTACGCCGTTCCAAACCTGCGCGGCGGCGGCGAGTATGGCGAAACCTGGCACAAAGCCGGCACCAAGATGCGCAAGCAGAACGTATTTGACGATTTTATTGCTGCGGCCGAGTACCTCATTCAAAGTAAGTATACATCCAAAGACTATTTGGCTATTGCAGGCGGCTCAAACGGTGGTTTGCTTGTAGGCGCTACCATAACGCAACGCCCCGACTTGTGTAAGGTAGCCTTCCCGGCTGTAGGTGTAATGGATATGCTGCGTTATAATAAATTTACAGCAGGCGCCGGCTGGGCTTATGACTATGGCACCGCCGAAGACAGCCCCGAAATGTTTGAGTACCTGTACCACTACTCGCCTTACCACGCACTTAAGCCGGCCAGCTATCCTGCCACTATGGTTACCACTGCCGATCATGACGACCGTGTGGTTCCTGCACACTCTTTTAAGTTTGCTGCCCGGCTACAGGAGTACCAACAAGGCGAAGCTCCTACACTTATCCGTATCGAAACCAACGCCGGCCATGGCGCCGGACGTTCAACAGCGCAAATAATTGGGCAGGAGACGGATAAGTGGGCGTTTATGTTGATGAATATGGGAGTGGATTATAAGTAG
- a CDS encoding S41 family peptidase has protein sequence MSVKHTYRKAGLFVGATLLAATVFSFKDDLFQISKNLDVFASVYKEVNLNYVDDINSAKMVKTGVDAMLNGLDPYTEFVPESEIEDYKLHYVSTQYGGIGTSIFSRNGKVYVSEVFEGFPAQKADIRAGDQIVKINEIELTSRNSDQVSQLLKGSKGAGIKLQIKRGDEPIIEKSLIREEIKQPNVSYYGMVDGNIGYIKLDKFLENSADEVTNALINIKKNNPNGIILDLRSNGGGILQEAVKIVNLFVQKDIEVVSQKGKIKEKNFTYRTVSAPLEGNLPLVVLVNGRSASASEIVAGALQDLDRAVIIGQRSYGKGLVQQTFSLPYSSLVKITIAKYFIPSGRCVQALDYAHRKDDGSVVKMADSSLHEFKTHAGRSVYDGSGVFPDLAVKQERFADVTQTLVTKYLIFDYANAYRNTHAKINQAKTFSLNDTEYADFVKYLSGKNYSYNSASEKILAALKTEASKDKQYPELQPELEALKNKLASTKKNDLQVHKSEIKQILENEIASRYYFEKGRYEANFKYDKELAKALGVLQDKALIASILKGEGNYKVIGKPQVTLAAAKVDDSN, from the coding sequence ATGAGCGTGAAGCATACCTATCGTAAAGCAGGTTTATTTGTTGGGGCCACCCTGCTGGCAGCTACCGTATTTAGTTTTAAGGATGATTTATTTCAGATCTCTAAAAATCTGGATGTTTTTGCCTCTGTATACAAAGAAGTAAACCTGAACTATGTGGACGATATTAATTCGGCCAAAATGGTTAAAACCGGAGTAGACGCTATGCTCAACGGGTTGGATCCTTACACCGAGTTTGTGCCCGAGTCTGAAATTGAAGATTACAAGCTGCATTATGTAAGCACCCAATATGGGGGCATTGGTACTTCCATTTTTTCGCGAAATGGCAAAGTGTACGTATCTGAGGTGTTTGAAGGTTTCCCTGCACAAAAAGCTGACATACGGGCAGGCGATCAGATTGTAAAGATTAACGAAATTGAACTTACCAGCCGCAACAGCGACCAGGTTAGCCAACTGCTTAAAGGCAGCAAAGGTGCAGGCATAAAATTGCAGATTAAACGGGGCGACGAACCCATCATAGAAAAGAGCCTGATTAGGGAAGAGATTAAGCAACCGAACGTATCCTATTATGGTATGGTTGATGGCAATATCGGCTATATAAAACTTGATAAGTTTCTGGAGAACTCTGCCGACGAGGTAACCAATGCTTTAATAAACATTAAGAAGAATAATCCTAATGGTATTATACTGGATCTGCGTTCAAACGGAGGTGGTATTTTACAGGAAGCTGTAAAGATTGTAAACCTGTTTGTACAAAAGGACATCGAAGTAGTATCTCAAAAAGGAAAGATCAAGGAGAAAAATTTTACTTATCGTACCGTTTCGGCTCCGCTTGAAGGCAACCTTCCACTAGTAGTGCTGGTAAACGGTCGTTCGGCATCTGCATCCGAAATTGTGGCCGGGGCATTGCAAGACCTTGACCGTGCGGTTATCATCGGTCAGCGCAGTTATGGCAAAGGGCTGGTACAGCAAACATTCAGTTTGCCTTACAGTAGCCTGGTAAAAATTACGATTGCCAAATACTTCATTCCATCGGGCCGTTGCGTGCAGGCGTTAGATTATGCACATCGGAAAGATGATGGCAGTGTAGTAAAAATGGCCGATTCATCGCTGCACGAATTTAAAACACATGCAGGCCGCTCTGTTTACGATGGAAGCGGTGTATTCCCCGACCTGGCAGTTAAACAAGAACGGTTTGCTGATGTAACCCAAACACTGGTAACCAAGTACCTTATATTTGACTATGCTAATGCGTACCGTAATACACATGCTAAAATTAACCAGGCAAAAACGTTTAGTTTGAACGATACTGAATATGCTGACTTTGTTAAATACCTCTCAGGCAAAAACTACAGCTACAACAGTGCCAGCGAAAAGATATTGGCTGCCTTGAAAACTGAGGCATCTAAAGACAAACAATACCCCGAGTTGCAGCCTGAGCTGGAAGCGTTAAAGAACAAACTGGCCAGCACCAAAAAGAATGATCTGCAGGTACATAAGTCTGAAATTAAGCAGATTCTGGAGAATGAAATTGCATCACGCTACTATTTTGAAAAAGGGCGATATGAGGCCAACTTTAAGTATGATAAGGAATTGGCCAAGGCCCTGGGGGTTTTGCAGGATAAAGCACTTATTGCATCCATACTTAAAGGCGAAGGCAACTATAAGGTAATAGGTAAACCACAAGTTACCCTGGCTGCCGCTAAGGTTGATGATAGTAATTAA
- a CDS encoding porin family protein, translating to MKKYILSLALLAATIAGAKAQSTFGIKGGVNFSKINTDNLSESTTAGYQAGVFARVGNVWYLQPEVYLGSRGGKFEGSGTGNTASASGKVTFTTLNVPVLLGRKLVSVGSLNVRAMAGPIYSYNLSDKNTLRNVADDFGNYKNSTLGFQAGAGVDIGNITADLRYEGGLTKINEKYGQRVNLWALSIGFKIL from the coding sequence ATGAAAAAATACATCTTAAGCCTAGCCCTTTTAGCAGCTACCATTGCAGGTGCTAAAGCGCAAAGTACCTTTGGTATAAAGGGCGGCGTCAACTTTTCGAAAATTAATACGGATAACCTTAGTGAATCAACCACGGCAGGCTACCAGGCCGGTGTATTTGCACGGGTTGGTAATGTATGGTACCTGCAGCCCGAAGTTTACTTAGGCAGCCGCGGTGGTAAGTTTGAAGGCAGCGGCACCGGTAATACAGCCAGCGCCAGCGGTAAAGTAACATTTACTACTTTAAACGTGCCTGTTTTATTAGGCAGAAAATTAGTTAGCGTTGGTTCGTTAAACGTACGTGCAATGGCCGGCCCAATTTATTCGTATAATTTAAGCGATAAAAACACTCTGCGCAATGTAGCTGATGATTTTGGCAATTATAAAAACAGCACCCTGGGCTTTCAGGCCGGCGCTGGAGTGGATATTGGTAACATAACTGCCGATTTACGCTACGAGGGCGGACTTACCAAGATAAATGAAAAATATGGTCAGCGCGTAAACCTGTGGGCGTTGAGCATTGGTTTTAAAATACTTTAG
- a CDS encoding Lrp/AsnC ligand binding domain-containing protein gives MPHRKAQNLEIDNLDIQILSILMKNATTPYTEIAKDLIVSGGTIHVRMKKLEEMGVIKGASLEVNPQKLGFDVTAFLGIYLEKGSQYHEAVKKLKEINEIVELHYTTGEWSIFAKIVCHDTNHLREVLNENIQSVPGISRTETFISLEESIKRQITLD, from the coding sequence ATGCCGCACAGAAAAGCCCAAAATTTAGAAATTGATAATTTGGACATCCAAATTCTCTCTATTTTAATGAAAAATGCTACCACGCCTTACACTGAAATCGCTAAAGATCTGATTGTTTCGGGTGGTACCATACACGTCCGGATGAAGAAACTGGAAGAGATGGGCGTAATTAAAGGTGCTAGTTTAGAGGTAAACCCTCAAAAACTGGGATTTGATGTAACTGCTTTTTTAGGTATTTATCTTGAAAAGGGGTCACAATACCATGAAGCTGTTAAAAAGCTAAAGGAAATTAATGAGATTGTAGAACTGCATTATACCACCGGCGAGTGGAGTATCTTTGCCAAGATAGTTTGCCATGATACTAACCACCTGCGCGAAGTTTTGAATGAAAACATACAGAGCGTACCAGGCATTTCACGTACCGAAACCTTCATCTCGCTAGAAGAGTCTATAAAGCGCCAGATTACTTTAGATTAA
- a CDS encoding Tex family protein: MINHFIKIAQELSVASKQVTATVSLLDEGATVPFISRYRKELTGSLDEVQITAIRDRIQQLRDLDKRREAILKSLTDLGKLTPELQKQIDEAETMVTLEDIYLPYRPKRKTRATAAREKGLQPLADLVIVQTKVDLQAEANKYVDAEKGVNTPEEALAGARDIIAETISEHAEIRAQLRELFIEKGSFQAKVVPGKEESGIKYKDYFDWTEPVKTAPSHRVLAMRRGEKEEILYLDILPPEDEAIALLDRTFVTANNSSSDQVRLAIADGYKRLLKPSMETEARLLTKKRADEEAIRVFAENARQLLLAAPLGQKRVMAIDPGFRTGCKVVCLDEQGKLLEYTAVFPHTGAGQAREAEKTVKHLFETYKVEAIAIGNGTAGRETELFVRNLQLPGVTIVMVNESGASIYSASEVAREEFPDKDVTVRGAVSIGRRLMDPLAELVKIDPKSIGVGQYQHDVDQNKLQTSLDDTVISCVNAVGVELNTASKQVLAYVSGLGPQLAQNIVEYRNQNGAFKRREQLKKVPRLGDKAFEQAAGFLRIQGSDNPLEASGVHPERYSLVEQMAKDSNASIRDLMTNEKLRKSIPLQKYASDKVGLPTLNDIMAELAKPGRDPREQFEAFSFTEGVNEVKDLKVGMKLPGIVTNITNFGAFVDIGVHQDGLVHLSQITNRYIKDPNEVLKVHQQVEVTVTEVDVNRKRISLSMKENEPKNNNGTARKPLPSTQQNRGKKEPETDMQSKLAALKAKFK, translated from the coding sequence ATGATTAATCATTTTATAAAAATTGCGCAGGAGTTGTCGGTAGCCTCCAAGCAGGTAACGGCAACAGTGAGTTTATTAGATGAGGGGGCAACGGTTCCTTTCATTTCCCGCTACCGAAAAGAGCTAACGGGTAGCCTCGACGAAGTGCAGATTACCGCTATCCGCGACCGCATACAGCAACTGCGCGATTTGGATAAACGCCGCGAAGCCATTCTTAAATCACTTACCGACCTGGGCAAGCTAACGCCCGAATTGCAGAAGCAGATTGATGAGGCCGAGACCATGGTGACCCTTGAAGATATTTACCTGCCTTACCGCCCCAAACGCAAAACCCGGGCAACTGCCGCCCGTGAGAAAGGCCTGCAACCACTGGCCGATTTGGTAATTGTGCAAACGAAAGTTGACCTGCAAGCCGAGGCCAATAAATATGTAGATGCCGAAAAAGGTGTAAACACACCTGAAGAAGCCCTTGCCGGTGCCCGCGATATTATTGCCGAAACCATTAGTGAGCATGCCGAAATACGTGCTCAGCTACGTGAGCTGTTTATAGAAAAGGGTTCGTTTCAGGCTAAAGTTGTGCCCGGTAAAGAAGAGAGTGGTATAAAATATAAAGACTATTTCGACTGGACAGAGCCGGTTAAAACGGCGCCGTCTCACCGGGTACTGGCTATGCGCCGCGGCGAAAAAGAAGAGATATTATATCTGGATATACTGCCGCCAGAGGATGAGGCTATTGCGCTGTTAGACCGAACATTTGTTACAGCAAATAATTCATCATCAGACCAGGTGCGTTTGGCTATTGCCGATGGGTATAAACGCCTGCTTAAACCATCAATGGAAACTGAAGCCCGTTTGCTGACCAAAAAACGCGCCGATGAAGAGGCCATACGGGTGTTTGCAGAAAATGCCCGCCAGCTATTGCTGGCTGCACCACTAGGTCAGAAGCGGGTAATGGCTATTGATCCGGGTTTTCGTACCGGCTGTAAAGTGGTGTGTTTAGATGAGCAGGGTAAGCTGTTAGAATATACTGCCGTTTTCCCGCATACAGGTGCTGGGCAGGCACGCGAGGCCGAAAAAACGGTTAAGCACCTGTTTGAGACTTACAAAGTTGAGGCTATTGCTATTGGCAACGGCACGGCCGGTCGCGAAACGGAACTGTTTGTACGCAACCTGCAATTGCCGGGAGTTACGATTGTGATGGTTAACGAGAGCGGCGCTTCTATTTATTCTGCATCAGAAGTGGCGCGGGAAGAGTTTCCGGATAAGGATGTTACCGTGCGCGGTGCAGTATCAATTGGTCGGCGTTTAATGGACCCATTGGCTGAGCTTGTTAAAATCGATCCAAAATCTATTGGCGTTGGCCAGTATCAGCATGATGTGGATCAGAACAAGCTGCAAACCTCGCTGGATGACACAGTGATTAGTTGCGTGAACGCGGTTGGTGTAGAATTAAACACGGCGTCAAAACAAGTACTGGCTTACGTATCAGGCTTAGGTCCCCAATTGGCTCAGAATATTGTTGAATACCGTAACCAGAATGGTGCTTTTAAACGTCGCGAGCAGCTAAAAAAGGTGCCGCGCTTAGGCGACAAGGCATTTGAACAGGCGGCGGGTTTTCTGCGTATTCAGGGATCAGACAATCCGTTGGAGGCGAGCGGTGTTCACCCTGAGCGTTACAGCCTGGTTGAACAAATGGCTAAAGACAGCAATGCCTCCATACGCGATCTGATGACCAATGAAAAGCTGCGTAAGAGTATCCCATTACAAAAGTACGCGTCAGATAAGGTAGGCTTGCCTACCCTGAACGATATTATGGCCGAGCTGGCCAAACCGGGCCGCGATCCTCGTGAGCAGTTCGAAGCTTTTAGTTTTACCGAAGGTGTAAACGAGGTAAAAGATTTGAAAGTGGGGATGAAGCTGCCGGGCATTGTAACCAACATAACCAACTTTGGCGCCTTTGTAGATATTGGTGTACACCAGGACGGTTTAGTGCATTTAAGCCAGATAACCAACCGTTATATTAAAGACCCTAATGAAGTATTGAAGGTACACCAGCAGGTTGAAGTAACCGTTACCGAAGTGGATGTGAACCGCAAGCGGATATCACTCAGCATGAAAGAAAACGAGCCCAAAAACAATAACGGCACTGCCAGAAAGCCTTTGCCGTCTACGCAGCAAAACCGCGGCAAAAAAGAACCTGAAACGGATATGCAAAGCAAATTAGCCGCACTTAAAGCTAAGTTCAAATAG